The genomic interval GTAAGTTTAGATGGCAGACACTATCCGCCTTCGGCGATTTTTTAAAATTCAAAATTCAAAATTCAAATAGCTGAAGATTAGGCTGAAGGCTAAAGATAAAATCCAATCTTAAATTTTAAATCTTAAATCTTAAATTTTAAACCTTCAACCTTGAATCGCCGAAGGCGTTATCCCCTTCACCCCTTCACCTCTTCACCCCTTAAGCCTAATTACCTCATATACACTTGAACCAACGCTTTTTAAAGGCTTTGAGCAGTGTCTGCCATCTAATTAAAAGTGTTTCCATCTATCACTTCATTTCTATCGGCAATTTCGAGACTTGTAAGGATGTTGCATAGAAATACAATATCTGCTAAATTACAGAATAAATTAAACATTTGCGGAGGTAAATATGAAACGCACATATATTTCAATTCTTATTATCCTTGCTATTATTATGATAAGTGGATGCGCTCAGAGGAAGATAGCTGGAGCCCCTGAACAGCCTACTGAGCAGCCTAATATAACAAAAACAGAAGATAGAAAAACTACAACTGATACAGCTATTACAAAAGAGCCCATGAGAGAATCTATTACTGAAAAACAGATAGCAAAGACACAGCCCTCCGAGGCACAGCCTTCAGTAAAAGAACTTCAAACACAAATTCAGGATATCCACTTTGACTTCGACAGATACGACATAAGAGAGGATGCAAAACCTATATTAAAAGAGGTATCAACAATACTTTTGAAAAATAAGAATATAAAGGTAATCATAGAAGGACACTGTGATGAAAGAGGCACTAATGAATACAACCTTGGTCTCGGAGACAGAAGGGCAAACTCTACAAAAGAATACCTTATATCGCTCGGCATCCCATCAAGCAAAATTGAAACTATAAGCTATGGTGAAGAAAAACCAATCTGCACAAAACAAACAGAAGAGTGTTGGGCAAAAAATAGAAGGGCACATTTTGTATTTATTGAGGAGGGACGATGATGAGACAGATCACGGATTTTTATAAGGACAGAAGTCAGAAGTTAGACCTTAAAAGTGTCAAGGGGTCAGCCTTCAGCCTTAAGCCTTCAGCCTTAAGCCTATTCTCTATCTTCTGTCTTCTGGTTTTATCTGGATGTGCATCTACATCCGACGTAGAGAATCTAAAAAACAGTGTCACAAATATTCAAGTAGAATCTATAAATCAGAAAAAAGAAATTGCCCAGATAAAGACAGACATCTCTAATATATTAAAAGACATAACAACCCTTAAAGAGTATTCCCTAAGTGCAATGAAAGAAAGCCAGTCATCTATTTTAACCCAGACATCTGATTTATCCAAAGAACTGCAGGCGCTAAAAGGTCGTTTTGATGAAAATAAGTATTTTATGGATAAAACTGTAAAGGACATGCTCGCGGAAAGAGAACTACAGCAAGCCAAAATGACAGCCCTCGAAAATGAATTAAAAGAATTAAAATCAAAGATCAGCAGTTTGTCATCAGAAAATAAAGAGGCACCTCCAGCGCAACAAGATCATAAGGATACAGGAACATCGCAACCTGATGCAAAAGACCAGAAGGCTGTAAATACAACTGATCCCCAGAAACTGTACGATGATGCCCAAATAGACTTCAAAGAAAAACGATTTGCAGATGCAAGACAAAAATTCGAAAAATTCTCAAAAGACTTTCCAAAACATTTACTAACACCAAACTCTTTTTTCTGGATTGGAGAATCTTACTATGCTGATAAAAAATATGAAGATGCCATACTTGCATATGAGACATTTCTTAAAAAATATCCGAAGCATGAAAAAACAAAAGGTGCTATGCTGAAACAGGCATTCGCCTTTGTAGAGATAGGTGACAAAAAAACAGGTAAGGTCTTACTCGAAAAGGTAATAGAAAAATATCCAAACTCTCACGAAGCAGAGCTTGCAGAAAAAAAGATTGCAGAACTGCTCTCTAAAAACAATGCTGGGACTAAAAGTAGTACAAAGAAAAGGAAAAAGTAGTAATTAAATGAACCTGATAAAAGACAAATACGATCGCATTATCGATTACATGCGTATATCTATCATAGATCGATGCAATCTCAGATGCATCTATTGCATGCCTTCTGAAGGCATAAAACCTATCGAACATAAAGATATTCTCAGTTATGAAGAGATTATCAGGATAGTAAGGATTGGTGCTGCACTTGGAGTAAGAAAGATAAGACTTACAGGCGGAGAACCCTTAGTAAGAAAAGGGCTAACTTATTTGGTCTCATCAATAAATGGCATAAAAGGTATAGAGGATATAAGCCTCACAACAAATGGTCTTTTACTTAAAAAATATGCCCGCTCTCTTGCATCAGCAGGATTAAAGAGAGTCAATGTAAGTCTCGACTCTCTTCGTCCTGATAGATACAGAGAAATAACAAGGGGAGGAAATATAAATGATGTGCTCGAAGGAATTTATGAATCAGAAACAGTAGGACTCATTCCAATCAAAATAAATATGGTTCCTATAAGAGGATTCAATGATGACGAAATAGAAGAATTTGCAAGGCTCACATTAAAAACCACATATAATGTGAGATTTATAGAGTTTATGCCAATAGGCGCAAGAGAGATATGGAGTCATGAAAAATACATATCAACAGAAGAAATAATGGAAAGAGTATCAAAGATTGCACCTCTCAGTCCTGTGAAGGTCAGGAGATCGGGACCTGCAAGATACTTCAGATTTGAAGGGGCACCTGGTGTTGTAGGATTTATAAGCCCCATAACCCATCATTTCTGTAATTCTTGCAATCGCTTGAGATTAACATCTTATGGAAAACTCAGACCATGCCTATTTTCTGAGACAGAAATCGATTTAAGATCAGCAATGCGATGCGGTGCATCAGACGAAGAAATAGAAAGGCTGATAAGGCTTTCTATAGAGATAAAACCTGAAAAACATTCTATAAATCATGAGAAGTGTTTCACCTATCTAAAACCAATGTCAAAAATAGGAGGATAGATTAGAGAGTTAGAGCCTCCAGTACCTAAAACCTGATGACTTAAAGGCATCTCTATCGAAAAATCCCTTCACATCGACAAAAACAGGACTGCTGTCCCTGCAGAGCGACTGAAGGTATTGAACAGAAAATCTTTTAAATGCATCATGTTTCACAGTCAAGATAATCCCATCATAAGGAGAAAAATCATCAGGACTCTTTATTATATCAATGCCATATTCTGATTGAACCTCTTTGCTGTCAGCCTCTGGATCATAGACAAATGGATTAACACCATAATCTTTAAGTTCATTATATATATCAATTACCCTCGTATTTCTGATATCTCTAATATTCTCCTTAAATGTAAATCCCATAAGCAATATTTTGCTTCCCTTGACAGCAATTTGTGATTTTATCAAGTTTTTTATTGTCTGTTCAGCAATATATTTGCCCATGTAATCATTTATTCGTCTGCCTGCAAGAATGACCTCGGGATGATAGCCAACCTCCTGCGACTTGAATGTTAGATAATAAGGGTCAACACCTATGCAATGCCCCCCCACAAGGCCTGGCTCAAAAGGGAGAAAATTCCATTTTGTCCTTGCAGCATCCAAAACCTCCCGTGTATCAAGACCGAGTTTATGAAAGATTATAGAGAGTTCATTTATCAATGCTATATTAATGTCTCTTTGTATATTTTCTATAACCTTTGCTGCCTCTGCTGTTTTTATGTTTTTTGCCTTATAAATCCCAGCCTTTACTACAGCACCATAAATCTCAGAAAGGAGTTCTGTTGTCTCATCATCCTGCCCTGCAACAATCTTTACAATATTTTCGAGTGTATGAATTTTATCTCCCGGATTTATCCTCTCAGGCGAGTATCCAAGTTTGAAATCAAGACCTGCCTTCATACCCGAATGCCTCTCAAGGATACAACTGCATATCTCTTCTGTCACTCCCGGATACACTGTTGATTCATATACAACTATAGTGCCCTTTGACATATTGCTGCCAACTATTTGTGAAGCTGACTCAATAGGTTTAAGATCTGGGATTTTGTGGGAGTTTATTGGTGTGGGAACTGCAATCACTATTACTGCTGCCTTTTTCAATGTTTGAGGATCATCAGTAAATTCAACAGATGCCTTTTTAATATCTTCTGATGATACCTCAAATGTTTGGTCAATACCTGATTTTAGCTCATTTATCCTTGACTTGCTTATATCAAAACCTATCACTCCTCTGAATACCTTTCCAAAACCAATGCAAAGGGGCAGTCCAACATATCCAAGACCTACAACCGCTATCGTTTTTTTGCCTGAAATAAAATCTTGTATCATAACAATACCTCACATGAGCTAATTTGATATAATAAAGAAATTCAATTTAAAAATCTACTAATCAGGAGACAAATTGATTCCAGTTTCTGTTGTAATTGTGACAAAAAACGAGGAGAAAAATATTAGTGATGCCCTTGAGAGTGTAAAAGATTTTGAGGATATAGTTATCGTTGACTCATTTAGCAAAGACAAAACTTTAGAGATATGCAAAAAATACACAGACAGGGTATATCAGCATGAATGGCAGGGATATGCAAAACAAAAACAGATAGCTACAGATTATGCAGAAAAATCATGGGTGTTGATACTCGATGCTGATGAACGAGTTACACCCGAGTTAAAAGAAGAAATTCTTATGCATATCAAACAACAAGATTGCTCTGGATTTTATATACCGAGAAAAAATTTCTTTCTTGGCAAATGGATAAAACATAGCGGATGGTGGCCTGATTATACACTGAGACTCTTCAGGAAAGATGTATCATATGTAGAACCAAGAGAAGTCCACGAAAAGATATTTGTCAATGGTGTTGTGGGTTATTTGAAAAATCCCTTTGAGCATTATACATATAGGACGATTTCAGATTATATTAAAAAAATGGAA from Dissulfurispira thermophila carries:
- the pal gene encoding peptidoglycan-associated lipoprotein Pal; this encodes MKRTYISILIILAIIMISGCAQRKIAGAPEQPTEQPNITKTEDRKTTTDTAITKEPMRESITEKQIAKTQPSEAQPSVKELQTQIQDIHFDFDRYDIREDAKPILKEVSTILLKNKNIKVIIEGHCDERGTNEYNLGLGDRRANSTKEYLISLGIPSSKIETISYGEEKPICTKQTEECWAKNRRAHFVFIEEGR
- the ybgF gene encoding tol-pal system protein YbgF, which produces MMRQITDFYKDRSQKLDLKSVKGSAFSLKPSALSLFSIFCLLVLSGCASTSDVENLKNSVTNIQVESINQKKEIAQIKTDISNILKDITTLKEYSLSAMKESQSSILTQTSDLSKELQALKGRFDENKYFMDKTVKDMLAERELQQAKMTALENELKELKSKISSLSSENKEAPPAQQDHKDTGTSQPDAKDQKAVNTTDPQKLYDDAQIDFKEKRFADARQKFEKFSKDFPKHLLTPNSFFWIGESYYADKKYEDAILAYETFLKKYPKHEKTKGAMLKQAFAFVEIGDKKTGKVLLEKVIEKYPNSHEAELAEKKIAELLSKNNAGTKSSTKKRKK
- the moaA gene encoding GTP 3',8-cyclase MoaA, whose protein sequence is MNLIKDKYDRIIDYMRISIIDRCNLRCIYCMPSEGIKPIEHKDILSYEEIIRIVRIGAALGVRKIRLTGGEPLVRKGLTYLVSSINGIKGIEDISLTTNGLLLKKYARSLASAGLKRVNVSLDSLRPDRYREITRGGNINDVLEGIYESETVGLIPIKINMVPIRGFNDDEIEEFARLTLKTTYNVRFIEFMPIGAREIWSHEKYISTEEIMERVSKIAPLSPVKVRRSGPARYFRFEGAPGVVGFISPITHHFCNSCNRLRLTSYGKLRPCLFSETEIDLRSAMRCGASDEEIERLIRLSIEIKPEKHSINHEKCFTYLKPMSKIGG
- a CDS encoding nucleotide sugar dehydrogenase yields the protein MVMIQDFISGKKTIAVVGLGYVGLPLCIGFGKVFRGVIGFDISKSRINELKSGIDQTFEVSSEDIKKASVEFTDDPQTLKKAAVIVIAVPTPINSHKIPDLKPIESASQIVGSNMSKGTIVVYESTVYPGVTEEICSCILERHSGMKAGLDFKLGYSPERINPGDKIHTLENIVKIVAGQDDETTELLSEIYGAVVKAGIYKAKNIKTAEAAKVIENIQRDINIALINELSIIFHKLGLDTREVLDAARTKWNFLPFEPGLVGGHCIGVDPYYLTFKSQEVGYHPEVILAGRRINDYMGKYIAEQTIKNLIKSQIAVKGSKILLMGFTFKENIRDIRNTRVIDIYNELKDYGVNPFVYDPEADSKEVQSEYGIDIIKSPDDFSPYDGIILTVKHDAFKRFSVQYLQSLCRDSSPVFVDVKGFFDRDAFKSSGFRYWRL
- a CDS encoding glycosyltransferase family 2 protein, with translation MIPVSVVIVTKNEEKNISDALESVKDFEDIVIVDSFSKDKTLEICKKYTDRVYQHEWQGYAKQKQIATDYAEKSWVLILDADERVTPELKEEILMHIKQQDCSGFYIPRKNFFLGKWIKHSGWWPDYTLRLFRKDVSYVEPREVHEKIFVNGVVGYLKNPFEHYTYRTISDYIKKMETYSTLSAKEILSKNPQISSLSLSLKMLSNPFFTFVKMFLIKQGVRDGMYGFILAVLYSFYTFLKYVKIWEMKRAQNSEFKVK